In one window of Bos taurus isolate L1 Dominette 01449 registration number 42190680 breed Hereford chromosome 4, ARS-UCD2.0, whole genome shotgun sequence DNA:
- the ATP6V1F gene encoding V-type proton ATPase subunit F: MAGRGKLIAVIGDEDTVTGFLLGGIGELNKNRHPNFLVVEKDTTINEIEDTFRQFLNRDDIGIILINQYIAEMVRHALDAHQRSIPAVLEIPSKEHPYDAAKDSILRRARGMFTAEDLR, encoded by the exons ATGGCGGGGAGGGGGAAGCTAATTGCGGTGATCGGAGACGAGGACACTGTGACTGGCTTCCTGCTGGGCGGCATAGGGGAGCTTAACAAGAACCGCCACCCTAATTTCCTGGTGGTGGAGAAGGATACTACCATCAATGAGATCGAAGACACTTTCCG GCAGTTTCTAAACCGGGATGACATCGGCATCATCCTTATCAACCAGTACATTGCAGAGATGGTGCGGCACGCCCTTGACGCCCACCAGCGCTCCATTCCGGCTGTACTGGAGATCCCGTCCAAGGAGCACCCGTATGATGCTGCCAAGGACTCCATCCTGCGCAGGGCCAGGGGCATGTTCACGGCTGAAGACCTGCGCTAG
- the LOC104968434 gene encoding collagen alpha-1(I) chain, with protein MEEVSQGQRCEGLQGEHRGAPQGQSESRLKCGRKEALPEPRADSPRGSEEKILQSPEGRDCIPPAWEAARGEGPREKSGSPGDFRRSLGERMGQPGGRAGPGPRGRTTQLMQVKTDGLRGNSAPALGAQGPLREGLRAPLPLAGPPTRPLLPGPGAVMLAAPCTGGSGQRERPAALPGHLGPLSDPHSLQGPGGSPGPAEHELGGSTGLPGAFGRPRGAAEAPRTSKTAWPEPLSRDRASASVSAAQQASALQRLLELNREARRRRQRDREQQRLRVRGRARRAGPRGAASGPLTVASCRSWSASASPGTAIAGCTPWNPHRAQLSSHHRQDP; from the coding sequence ATGGAAGAGGTGTCTCAAGGTCAAAGGTGTGAGGGCCTCCAGGGTGAGCACAGAGGGGCGCCTCAAGGTCAAAGCGAAAGTCGCCTCAAATGCGGGAGAAAGGAGGCCCTCCCAGAGCCGAGGGCAGATTCTCCCCGGGGTTCGGAAGAGAAGATCCTCCAGTCTCCCGAGGGCAGAGACTGTATCCCACCTGCCTGGGAAGCGGCTCGGGGAGAGGGGCCCCGGGAGAAAAGCGGCTCCCCGGGGGACTTCCGCAGGTCCCTGGGGGAACggatggggcagcctgggggAAGGGCGGGCCCAGGGCCCCGGGGAAGGACCACCCAGCTGATGCAGGTTAAGACCGACGGCCTGAGAGGAAACAGCGCACCGGCCCTGGGAGCGCAGGGGCCCCTCCGGGAAGGGTTGCGGGCTCCGCTTCCGCTCGCTGGGCCCCCGACCCGGCCACTGCTCCCAGGCCCAGGAGCGGTGATGCTAGCGGCCCCATGCACTGGGGGCTCCGGGCAGCGGGAACGGCCCGCTGCTCTCCCAGGGCACCTGGGCCCGCTGAGCGATCCACACTCGCTTCAGGGCCCAGGGGGAAGCCCTGGCCCCGCGGAGCATGAGCTGGGCGGCTCCACGGGGCTTCCGGGCGCCTTCGGGAGACCGAGGGGTGCTGCGGAGGCCCCCAGAACCTCGAAGACCGCCTGGCCCGAGCCCCTGAGCAGAGACCGGGCGTCGGCGAGCGTGAGCGCCGCGCAGCAGGCGTCGGCTCTGCAGCGGCTGCTGGAGCTGAACCGCGAGGCCAGGCGCCGGCGGCAGCGGGACCGCGAGCAGCAGCGGCTCCGGGTGCGCGGCCGGGCCAGGCGGGCGGGGCCCAGAGGGGCGGCCTCTGGGCCGCTGACAGTCGCCTCCTGCAGGTCCTGGAGCGCCTCCGCATCGCCAGGAACCGCCATTGCCGGGTGCACCCCTTGGAACCCCCACCGAGCCCAGCTCAGCTCCCACCACAGGCAAGACCCCTAG
- the ATP6V1FNB gene encoding protein SPMIP1 gives MSRQLSMDTVRQNFWKEEYLREKMLRCEWHHKYGSLVKAKQKAKAAARLPLKLPTLPPKAPLSPPPTPKAVPSRASSPALEAPIQSEMYPVPPATRALLYEGISHDFQGRYRYLSTRKLDVPEKRYLFPITTNFTYGWQLGPPVKQELVSCKMCRIESFFRKNGAFSLLDPRDLAL, from the exons ATGTCTCGGCAACTCAGCATGGACACGGTGCGGCAGAACTTCTGGAAGGAGGAATACCTGAGGGAGAAGATGTTGCGCTGCGAGTGGCACCACAAGTACGGGTCCCTGGTGAAGGCCAAGCAGAAGGCCAAGGCTGCAGCCCGCCTGCCGCTCAAGCTGCCAACCCTGCCCCCCAAAGCTCCACTCTcacccccgcccacccccaaAGCAGTTCCTTCCAGGGCTTCCAGCCCCGCCCTGGAGGCTCCTATTCAGTCAGAAATGTACCCAGTCCCGCCTGCCACCCGGGCCCTGCTATACGAAGGCATCTCCCACGACTTCCAGGGCCGCTACCGCTACCTCAGCACCCGAAAACTGGACGTGCCAGAGAAACGCTACCTCTTCCCCATCACCACCAACTTCACATATGGCTGGCAGCTGG GCCCCCCAGTGAAGCAAGAACTGGTCTCCTGCAAGATGTGCCGCATTGAATCTTTCTTCCGCAAGAATGGGGCCTTCTCGCTACTGGATCCCCGGGATTTGGCCCTCTGA